In the Dolichospermum flos-aquae CCAP 1403/13F genome, CCAGAACAAGATAAATCTGAACAACCTGAAGTTAGAAAACTCGAAGTTGAAAAACCTGAAGTTAGGAAACCTGAAGTTAGAAAACTCGAAGTTGAAAAACCTGAAGTTGAAAAACCTGAAGTTGAAAAAACTGAAGTTGAAAAACCTGAAGTTGAAAAACCTGAAGTTGAAAAAACTGAAGTTGAAAAAACTGAAGTTGAAAAACTACCAGTTAGACAACAATCATATCCAACAAACCCAACACCAGAACCAACATCAATAATTCCCGAAAGTGAACGTCCTTGGAATAGTCGTCAAGAAGTTAAACTAGGAGAGGGAACTCTCCTTCCCAAAGATATTCCTGCTGATTCCCCAACTCCCACAACAGAACCTTCCCTAACGGCTAATAGAGGGGGTGCTATAGCTACCGTCAGTCCTATACTGAAGGAAGAAGTTAGTGAATTAATACAACAAAAACAACTGATAGCCGATGCTTTACCAGATGTTCTGGCTGAATATAAAGGAAGTACAGAAAAGGAATTAGAGGCTAGTATACTTCCCAGCGACGAGGATTTGAAACCAGCAAATATACTGGCCAGTTTAATAATTGATAAAAATGGTCAATTTCAACAAGCGATAGTGATAACGATTGAACCAGCCGCACTCCGCAGCCAAGCAAATATTTATGAACAAGCACTTAACCAGATATTTGCACAAGAGAGTTTTCTTGCTGCTTATAATCAAGATGGATCAAAACCCGATTTGAGCAATTTATATATTCGTCTTAAAATTAAACCCATAAATTCTCCATAGCTACTTGCAATTTGATAAAAGCTATGTTATCTTAGTTAAGTCAGAAGCACGCGGGTGTAGTTTAGTGGTAAAACTCCAGCCTTCCAAGCTGATCATGCGGGTTCGATTCCCGCCACCCGCTTTTGAATGAAAGTTTTTGAAAGTTATACTCAATACTGCTTAAGCGTTCCTACATTTTATGTTTAGTGATCGCCGATGTAGATTAGCTTTGCGTCTTTGCTCCTTAGCGTCTCTGCGCGAAACAAGGGTAGGCATAAAACCCACCCCAGTTGTAATTATAAATTAATTACCAATTATCGGCGCAGTCAAAGAAACATTTTCCACCGCTTTATTTGCTAATAACGTGGGGACAGAATCACGCAATCTTGCTGTTAATTGTACAGTTGTCGCGTCATACATTTGCGTTAGCAATTTGGGATAAAAACCAATACCAATAATAGGTATCAACAAACAAGCAATAATAAAGACTTCGCGGGGTTCAGCATCTATTAAATTTTGATGAGAAACCAACTCTTCATTCTCTTGTCCGTAGAAAATCTCGCGCAACATTGATAGTAGATAAATTGGCGTTAAAATCACACCAACAGCCATCAAGAAAATGACAATAACTTTGAATGTTGGGTTATAAGCATCGCTAGTTGCAAAGCCGACAAATACCATTAATTCGGCGACAAAACCGCTCATTCCTGGTAATGCTAAAGAAGCCATGGAACAAGTTGTGAACATAGCGAAAATCTTCTGCATCTTCTTCCCAACACCACCCATTTCATCTAACATGAGAGTGTGTGTGCGATCATAAGTTGCACCGACTAAAAAGAACAAACTTGCCCCAATTAATCCGTGAGAAACCATTTGTAAAACTGCCCCACTTAAACCCAAATCAGTAAAAGAGGCAATCCCAATGAGAACAAAGCCCATGTGGGAAATTGAAGAGTAGGCAATTTTCCGTTTTAAGTTCCTCTGGGCAAAGGACGTTAGGGCAGCGTAGATGATATTTACTACCCCCAAAACTACTAATGCGGGTGCAAAATAAGCGTGGGCATCGGGTAGCATTTGAGCATTCATGCGAATTAAGGCATAACCACCCATTTTTAACAAAATACCTGCTAGTAACATATGCACGGGCGCTGTAGCTTCACCGTGGGCATCTGGTAGCCAGGTATGGAGGGGAATAATCGGCAACTTGACAGCGTAGGCAATCAGGAAGCCAGCGTAGAGTAAAAGTTGTAAATTCAGGGCGTAGTCTTTCAATGCGAGCGATCGCATATCAAAAGTCACAGTATCGCCATAAAATCCCATTGTCAAGGAAGACAGTAAAATAAACAGCGAACCACCAGCAGTGTATAAAATAAATTTAGTTGCTGCATATTGACGCTTTTTACCGCCCCAAATTGATAGCAGGAAGTATATTGGCACAAGTTCCAGTTCCCACACCAGGAAAAATAACAGCATATCCTGGACAGCGAAAACCGCAATCTGACCACCATACATGGCTAAAATGAGGAAATAAAATAATTTCGGTTTCAGCGTTACTGGCCAAGCTGCTAAAATCGCCAAAGTGGTAATAAACCCGGTCAAGAGAACTAAAGGCATGGACAAGCCATCAACGCCTAATGACCAATTTAAACCCAACTGCGGAACCCAGGGATAACTTTCCACCAGTTGCAAATCGGGATTAGCAAAATCATAGCTAGTATAAAAAGCGCAGACAATTAAGCCAAAATCTATCAGCCCCACAGTGAGAGAATACCAGCGCACCGTTTTTCCGTCTTTATCTGGGATGATAGGAAGCAGCAGTGACGCGGCTATGGGAAATAAAATAATCGTCGTCAGCCACGGGAAATTAGCTATATTCAACATAATCAATCTGTAATTAAAATCATGTTTGGCAAAAATTCATTATCTAGTGACTTCTGAATCAAGTTAAATAAACGATTACAGCTATAAGATTAACGTAAATGCTCAAACCAAGTTCAAAATAAGTTAATTTTATTTATTTAAGTCTTTAACATCAGGAATTAGGTATTGGTTTTCCTCCCATCATCCCCAATCTACAGAATTATTTCATGATAGTTCTTCCTTATCAATTTTATGATAACAAATTTAAAACCGAATGTCAACCCCCACATTCTCTATTTTTTGTCTAAAGTACAGATGTGTTCTCCTGATAAGTTACATTTTGTCAAAAAAATTAGCTGCGTTTCCCCTGGGATGTCCAGGATTTAAGGATTTATAGGATGGTTATTGATGAATTGTCTGTGAGTTGTCAGGATTTTTTTGTCTGAATCAGGATTTCTAGGATTTGAGGATTTTCAGGATGGTTATTGATGAATTGTCTGTGAGTTGCAAATATTTAATGTTCATGAGAACCTTTGAGTAAGCTGTAACCTCCTTCCCAGCGTCATTGAAGAGGGTTAATTCATTTGTTGGTATTTTCCAAATTAAATTTCGTAATACCAAATATCCTCTTGTCTCACAATAATTCGATGCAGAGGAAGTCTATCAATCAGTCCCTCCTGTTCCAATTGTCCCAGCAACCGAGTGATAGTCACACGAGTAGAACTGATCAGCACTGCTAAATCTTCATGAGTTAGACGCATATCAATTAAACGTCCTTGTTCTACTTCTGAACCAAATTTTTTTGATAACCATCCTAATAGTTGAATCAGCATAGTCTCTACTTTTTTATGGCTGCGAATCACCATTAATTCTTCCGCTTGTTGAATGTGACAAAGCAAAGTTTGTGTGAGTTGATGCCAATCATTCACAGGTAAAACAGTTGCTTCTACTTTGGTTAAACACTCCATCCGATAAGGCTTCATTTTCGAGAGAACTTCACCAACCACATCTCCTGGACCCCATAATCCCAAGGCTACTGTCGTACCGTCTTCTAGATAAGTGTAGGTTATAACAAAGCCGCTTGCTATTTGCCACACAGCATTTTTTTTAACGGGCAATAGCGTTCTTCTGGTGAAATGCTTTTGAGGACTATCATTAGATAATTGAGTTAAACCTGTGTATAATGACATCAGCGTATATATTGCTAATTTCCGATGTAGTAACCGTAGTATACATTATTCTTGATCTAAAAAGTATTGTGTTCGGGGAATTTCCCCAAAATATTCAGCAATTTTGAGAATCTTGCATACAATCACCCTAAATCCGATAGAGTTATGGTATTTTACTTATGGTGTGACCATATCACATCTGACACCTAAAAGTAACATTATTTCGGTTAAAAGCCGATAAATCTATCAATGTACAGTAGTATTCTGAATACAGATTTGAATAGTCAAAACTACGCTCTTCTGGATCTTTCTGCAAAAGTGGAATACGCACTCCTAGCACTGTTAGAACTAGCCAGCCATCACGATAAAAAAGTTCCTTTGACTATGAGCGAGATTGCCGCCAAGCAACCCATACCAGAACGCTATCTCGAACAGATTCTCACTCAAGTGCGGCGTGCGGGTTTAGTCCAGAGTCAACGTGGCTCGAAAGGCGGTTTTGTGTTAATACGTGAGCCTTGGCAAATTACTTTGCTAGAAATTGTCACCTTGGTGGTAGGTGAACGGAAAGAGAAAGAAAACTCTGAGACTCCGACGATAGAAAAAACTTTGGTTCTGGAAATCTGGGAAAAAGCTAATGCGGCTGCAATTGAGGTTTTGCGTAGCTATACACTCCAAGATTTGTGTCAGGAAAGAGAGATTCGCGCCCAAAATAATCCCATGTATTACATTTAGTTATCAAGAGGTCTAGTAGTCTATCAAAGATATTTTGACGGGTAATAATAGGAAAAAACTTCTATTTTTTCCTCCCCTGCTCCCCTGCTTGTCTTCACCCGTCATTTCCGGTATTTCTAAAATTTCCGGTATTTTGTTGGGTTGCGCTGTCGCTTAACCCAACCTACATTTCTTTAACACCAAGCGTATTAGATTAAATTTAGTGTTCCAAATATTGCTATCTTGATAAATAGTATATTTTTGAATTTTACCATGAATAAGCTTGCTACTGCTTTTACAGAAGGTATAATTGCCTTTGCTGCCACTAATATTGACGACATCATGATTCTGCTGCTATTTTTTTCGCAAATAGATAGAAATTTTCGCCGTAGACATATTTTTATTGGTCAATATATTGGATTTACAGCTATTATTATTCTCAGCTTACCAGGGTTTTTTGGTGGCTTAGTAATCCAGCGAGAATGGATTGGATTATTAGGAATATTACCAATTGCTATTGGGATTAAACAATTAGTAAATCGTGAAGATGAAAGTGGAGAAGTTCAGACAGTGAATACCGAACAGAATAGCCCTCAATCTTCTTTCTTGTCAAGCATTCTACATCCAAATACTTATAAAGTTGCGGCTGTGACAGTTGCTAATGGTGGTGATAATATCAGTATTTACATACCTTTATTTGCAGGTCAAAATATTGTTGGGTTAGGAATAATTTCAGTGGTATTTTTTGTCATGGTAGGGGTTTGGTGTGGTATCGCTGATTTATTAAACCGTCAAGCTAACATTAGTTATATTTTAAGTCGCTATGGTCAGGCTATTGTTCCTTTTGTGTTAATTGGTTTGGGGCTATTTATTATGTATGAACGAGGGACATTTAATCTATTATTTCGACAGGTAAATTAAAAATCTGAAGGAGGTATAGATAATCATGCCTGTGAAACTAATTTCCAACTTACCATCATTAAAATGCTATAGATAATAAATCTTAGTGGACGTTGAGGGGTAATCTCACAAAGTTTAGCACCAATAAGAACTCCGGGAACAGAACCTATCCAAATAGGGATTACTAAACTCCAATCAACAGTTCCTAAAGTTAGATGTCCCAGGGACGTAAATATTAGTAAAATGGCGGCTTGAGTAATATCTGTACCCACCAATTTTCGGGCATCTAATCGAAAAAATGCTATGATAGCTAAGGCAAACATAGAGCCTGATGAAACACTTGTCATTCCCACAGAAAAGCCTAAAATTGCGCCAATGAGTAAAGTTAGAAAACGTCCTTGATTGGTTTTTAAATTTAATTTTGGCAATTCGGGTAAGTTGATTTTCGGAAAAAATGTCATTAACAACATTTGGATTAATGCTGTAAATGTAACTATCAGAATCATTACTCCTAGTAACCGCAGCAAGAGGTTATCTAGGTTGTGTTCTCCAGTTTGTCTAAGTTGATGTAAAACTCCTACACCCAACAGCGAACCAGAAACACTACCCATTGACAACCATTTAACTATTTCTAAATCAAGGGTTTTTTGTTGCCAGTGTTTAACTCCACCGACCACTTTCATTAATGTGGCCGCAACCACATCAGAACTAATAGCAATAGAAGGTGGTACTTGAAACACAAAAATCAACATAGGAGTGATCAAAGATGCACCACCTATTCCTGTTAAGCCCACAATGATACCAATAAAAAAGCTGAAACCCGGTAGTAATAAGTAGTCCATACTAGTGTTAGTGTAAGTTATTTGAGAAAGAAGATCAGCTTGGATAGACCTAATTTTATGAATACAAAAAATTGCTGTCTAAGTTTGTTCAGAATGACTTTTTATAAATCTTGTAAATAGACTTCTATTACTTCTGAAGAGTAATTGTTTATACTTAGTGTTTAAAGCTAACCCTGGTTTTGGCAATTTTTATAAAACTACGGTATCTTAATCAAGTTACTGTATTATAAGCTCATAAATAATAAAATGTCTAGTACCAGTATCTATAAAGTTCTTTTAGTGAAGATCTTCTGATTTTTACCACTCCGCAGCCAATTATTTCTCTTGTCTGGGGCTTAATCATTTGATTCCATAGGTAGGGGTAAAGCAAAAGCTCATTTCGTCAAAGAGTTGATGATATTCATGACCGATTCGCAGAAAGAAATAATTATTAAGGGTTAGTAATGAGTAATAGGTAATTGGGAAGGATAAACATTAATCCTTATTCCACATCTCTTGATAGTCAAAAATTCAAAATCTAAAATCGTTATGAGTATAGTAACTGCAATTAGTACCGGAGCAATGGCTTTTAGTGCCACAAATATTGATGATTTAGTCATCCTGACTTTGTTTTTCTCTCAGGTGGATGCTAAGTTTCGCCGCTGGCATATTATTATTGGTCAATATCTAGGTTTTACAGCCTTGATTTTAACTAGTTTGCCTGGTTTTTTTGGGGGATTGATTTTACCCCGCCCCTGGATTGGTTTATTTGGCTTAGTTCCAATTATCATTGGTATCAAGAGTTTAATGAATCGAGAAACAGATGAATTAGAGGATGCAGAGACAGAAACAAAAGTTTCTCAGGAATCG is a window encoding:
- a CDS encoding cadmium resistance transporter gives rise to the protein MNKLATAFTEGIIAFAATNIDDIMILLLFFSQIDRNFRRRHIFIGQYIGFTAIIILSLPGFFGGLVIQREWIGLLGILPIAIGIKQLVNREDESGEVQTVNTEQNSPQSSFLSSILHPNTYKVAAVTVANGGDNISIYIPLFAGQNIVGLGIISVVFFVMVGVWCGIADLLNRQANISYILSRYGQAIVPFVLIGLGLFIMYERGTFNLLFRQVN
- a CDS encoding sulfite exporter TauE/SafE family protein translates to MDYLLLPGFSFFIGIIVGLTGIGGASLITPMLIFVFQVPPSIAISSDVVAATLMKVVGGVKHWQQKTLDLEIVKWLSMGSVSGSLLGVGVLHQLRQTGEHNLDNLLLRLLGVMILIVTFTALIQMLLMTFFPKINLPELPKLNLKTNQGRFLTLLIGAILGFSVGMTSVSSGSMFALAIIAFFRLDARKLVGTDITQAAILLIFTSLGHLTLGTVDWSLVIPIWIGSVPGVLIGAKLCEITPQRPLRFIIYSILMMVSWKLVSQA
- a CDS encoding Crp/Fnr family transcriptional regulator, translating into MSLYTGLTQLSNDSPQKHFTRRTLLPVKKNAVWQIASGFVITYTYLEDGTTVALGLWGPGDVVGEVLSKMKPYRMECLTKVEATVLPVNDWHQLTQTLLCHIQQAEELMVIRSHKKVETMLIQLLGWLSKKFGSEVEQGRLIDMRLTHEDLAVLISSTRVTITRLLGQLEQEGLIDRLPLHRIIVRQEDIWYYEI
- the ndhD1 gene encoding photosynthetic/respiratory NAD(P)H-quinone oxidoreductase subunit D1, with the protein product MANFPWLTTIILFPIAASLLLPIIPDKDGKTVRWYSLTVGLIDFGLIVCAFYTSYDFANPDLQLVESYPWVPQLGLNWSLGVDGLSMPLVLLTGFITTLAILAAWPVTLKPKLFYFLILAMYGGQIAVFAVQDMLLFFLVWELELVPIYFLLSIWGGKKRQYAATKFILYTAGGSLFILLSSLTMGFYGDTVTFDMRSLALKDYALNLQLLLYAGFLIAYAVKLPIIPLHTWLPDAHGEATAPVHMLLAGILLKMGGYALIRMNAQMLPDAHAYFAPALVVLGVVNIIYAALTSFAQRNLKRKIAYSSISHMGFVLIGIASFTDLGLSGAVLQMVSHGLIGASLFFLVGATYDRTHTLMLDEMGGVGKKMQKIFAMFTTCSMASLALPGMSGFVAELMVFVGFATSDAYNPTFKVIVIFLMAVGVILTPIYLLSMLREIFYGQENEELVSHQNLIDAEPREVFIIACLLIPIIGIGFYPKLLTQMYDATTVQLTARLRDSVPTLLANKAVENVSLTAPIIGN
- a CDS encoding RrF2 family transcriptional regulator; amino-acid sequence: MYSSILNTDLNSQNYALLDLSAKVEYALLALLELASHHDKKVPLTMSEIAAKQPIPERYLEQILTQVRRAGLVQSQRGSKGGFVLIREPWQITLLEIVTLVVGERKEKENSETPTIEKTLVLEIWEKANAAAIEVLRSYTLQDLCQEREIRAQNNPMYYI